One Pectobacterium colocasium DNA segment encodes these proteins:
- the glk gene encoding glucokinase, with translation MTHFVLVGDVGGTNTRLALCDAMTGELSQIETYSGLDFPSLEGAVRDYLDSRQVTVQDACIAIACPITGDWVAMTNHTWAFSIAEMKVSLGLRHFEVINDFTAVSMAVPVLGSESLLQFGGGEPVPGKPVAVYGAGTGLGVAHLVHVANQWISLPSEGGHVDFAPNSDEEDNILAVLRQSLGHVSAERLLSGQGLVNIYRAVVLSDDRTPEALEPKDITERAVNNTDVDCRRALSLFCVIMGRFGGNLALNLGTFGGVYIAGGIVPRFLEFFKASGFRAAFEDKGRLKSYMQDIPVYLITHEQPGLMGAGAYLRQVLGNAL, from the coding sequence ATGACGCACTTTGTTTTAGTGGGCGATGTCGGCGGCACCAATACGCGTTTGGCGCTGTGTGACGCCATGACGGGCGAGCTGTCGCAAATCGAGACGTATTCCGGGCTGGATTTCCCTTCTTTGGAAGGGGCAGTCCGTGATTATCTCGATTCGCGACAGGTCACGGTGCAGGATGCCTGTATCGCGATTGCCTGTCCGATTACCGGTGACTGGGTGGCGATGACGAATCACACCTGGGCATTTTCCATCGCTGAAATGAAAGTGAGTCTGGGCTTACGCCACTTTGAAGTCATCAACGACTTTACCGCAGTTTCTATGGCGGTGCCGGTGTTGGGGAGTGAGAGTCTGCTCCAGTTCGGAGGCGGGGAGCCAGTACCGGGTAAGCCCGTCGCCGTGTATGGTGCAGGCACGGGTCTGGGGGTTGCTCACTTGGTTCATGTTGCCAATCAATGGATTAGTTTGCCGAGTGAGGGCGGGCACGTGGATTTCGCGCCGAATAGCGATGAAGAAGACAACATTCTGGCGGTATTGCGCCAGTCGCTGGGGCACGTTTCCGCAGAGCGCTTACTCTCCGGTCAGGGGCTGGTGAATATTTACCGTGCCGTGGTGCTGTCCGATGACCGTACGCCGGAGGCGCTCGAGCCGAAAGATATTACCGAACGGGCCGTCAACAACACGGATGTGGATTGCCGTCGCGCGCTGTCGCTATTCTGCGTCATCATGGGACGATTTGGTGGCAATCTGGCGTTAAATTTAGGCACATTTGGCGGTGTTTATATTGCGGGCGGCATCGTGCCGCGTTTTCTTGAGTTTTTTAAAGCTTCCGGCTTTCGGGCAGCCTTTGAAGACAAAGGACGATTGAAGAGCTATATGCAGGATATCCCTGTGTACCTGATTACCCATGAACAGCCGGGATTAATGGGAGCGGGCGCTTACCTGCGTCAGGTGCTCGGCAACGCGCTATAA
- the fdnI gene encoding formate dehydrogenase-N subunit gamma: MSKPQMILRTKFIDRICHWIVVISFFLVALSGIALFFPTLQWLTQTFGTPQMGRILHPFFGVLIVICLIPMFFRFVSHNIPKKRDLPWFLNIIEVLKGNEHEVAEVGKYNPGQKMMFWSIMGLALVLLITGVIMWRPYFAHLFPIDIVRYAILIHAVAAIVLIHAILIHMYMAFWVKGSIKGMIEGKVSKRWARKHHPRWAREMEEKEAKK, translated from the coding sequence ATGAGTAAACCACAAATGATTTTGCGTACCAAGTTTATCGATCGCATCTGTCACTGGATTGTGGTGATTAGCTTTTTCCTGGTCGCACTCTCGGGTATTGCTTTGTTTTTCCCAACCCTGCAATGGTTGACGCAGACGTTTGGTACACCACAAATGGGACGTATTCTGCACCCGTTTTTTGGTGTGTTGATCGTCATTTGTCTGATTCCGATGTTCTTCCGGTTTGTTAGTCATAACATTCCGAAGAAGCGCGATCTGCCGTGGTTCCTCAACATTATTGAAGTGTTGAAAGGCAATGAGCATGAAGTCGCAGAAGTGGGTAAATACAATCCAGGTCAGAAGATGATGTTCTGGAGCATTATGGGGCTAGCACTGGTGCTGTTGATTACCGGTGTGATTATGTGGCGTCCTTACTTTGCCCACCTGTTCCCGATTGATATCGTGCGCTATGCCATTCTGATTCATGCGGTTGCAGCCATCGTCCTCATCCATGCCATTCTGATCCATATGTATATGGCGTTCTGGGTCAAAGGGTCGATCAAAGGGATGATTGAAGGCAAAGTCTCTAAACGCTGGGCGCGTAAACACCACCCGCGCTGGGCACGTGAAATGGAAGAGAAAGAAGCGAAGAAATAA
- a CDS encoding DUF4186 domain-containing protein, with amino-acid sequence MTTFDSLFSRLSRSPFRQRFKLGAKERDYCYSKGKETIASHAADFIARKLAPADPANDGKQTPMRGHPVFIAQHATATCCRGCLEKWHHIAQHQPLSDEEQRYVVGVILYWLENDLINRR; translated from the coding sequence ATGACCACGTTTGATTCGCTGTTTTCCCGGCTGTCGCGTTCCCCTTTCCGCCAGCGTTTTAAGTTGGGTGCCAAAGAGCGAGACTATTGCTACAGCAAAGGTAAAGAAACGATCGCCTCCCACGCCGCCGATTTTATCGCACGCAAACTGGCACCGGCGGATCCGGCCAATGATGGCAAGCAGACCCCGATGCGCGGCCATCCCGTATTTATTGCACAACACGCCACCGCAACCTGCTGTCGCGGATGTCTGGAAAAATGGCATCATATCGCCCAACACCAGCCGCTGAGTGACGAAGAGCAGCGTTATGTCGTCGGCGTAATTTTATACTGGCTGGAAAACGATTTGATTAATAGACGCTGA
- a CDS encoding pyridoxal phosphatase yields the protein MTYRVIALDLDGTLLNQQKKILPESLSALALARQQGIKVMIVTGRHHSAIHPFYQGLQLDTPAICCNGTYVYDYQQGQASHTNPLSVEQAKNVIALLEECDIHGLMYADDDMYYQYPTGHVVRTLAWAANLPEQQRPRFAQVENLVRQTEASHAIWKFATTHADVPTLNHFAAEVEKQLGLACEWSWQDQVDIAQTGNSKGKLLQQWLGEQGISMKDVVAFGDNFNDISMLEGVGLGVAMGNSADEIKARADLVIGSNEEPSIADVIRTRILA from the coding sequence ATGACCTACCGAGTAATTGCACTTGATCTTGATGGTACGCTGCTGAATCAACAGAAAAAAATCCTGCCCGAATCGCTTAGCGCACTCGCGCTAGCCCGCCAGCAAGGTATAAAAGTGATGATCGTCACCGGGCGCCACCACTCAGCCATTCACCCTTTTTATCAGGGATTGCAGTTAGATACGCCCGCTATCTGCTGTAACGGTACCTACGTCTATGATTACCAGCAGGGCCAGGCATCACACACCAATCCACTCTCTGTTGAACAGGCAAAAAACGTCATCGCACTGCTGGAGGAATGTGATATTCATGGGCTGATGTATGCTGATGACGATATGTATTACCAGTATCCTACCGGGCACGTCGTTCGCACGCTGGCATGGGCGGCTAACCTGCCGGAACAACAGCGCCCCCGCTTTGCGCAGGTGGAAAATCTGGTGCGCCAAACGGAAGCCTCCCACGCCATCTGGAAATTCGCGACCACACACGCCGATGTCCCTACGCTAAACCATTTCGCCGCGGAAGTGGAAAAGCAGCTCGGACTGGCCTGTGAGTGGTCATGGCAAGATCAAGTTGATATCGCTCAAACCGGTAACAGCAAAGGCAAACTGCTTCAGCAATGGCTTGGCGAACAGGGCATCAGTATGAAAGACGTCGTGGCATTCGGCGATAACTTTAACGATATCAGCATGCTGGAAGGCGTTGGATTGGGTGTCGCCATGGGCAACAGCGCCGATGAAATCAAAGCACGTGCCGATTTGGTGATTGGCAGCAATGAGGAACCCAGCATCGCAGATGTCATCCGCACCCGCATTCTGGCCTAA
- a CDS encoding LVIVD repeat-containing protein: protein MASTPLPTPDYSRNMRLIGHSDQGGRPDGVQVMVHRGYAYIGHMVSQGVSIVDVRDAKNPKPAGFIAAPPGTWNIHLQTHDDLLLVVNARDLFADANFAEEKVYYTRSVANTVSTKQQGKSWSAGLRIFDISTPDKPREISFLPLDGIGIHRIWYVGGRWAYVSALLDGYSDYIFLTIDLADPQRPEVAGRYWLPGMHTAGGETANWPEGKRYALHHAIISGDTAYGSWRDGGLTLLDVSDRTNPQLISHRNWSPPFGGGTHTALPLPDRDLLIVLDEAVLDNQEDGEKLIWVFDIREPSNPVSIATFPQPKETDYVKKGAHFGPHNLHENRPGSFISSSLIFATYQNAGVRAYDISNPYQPKETGALVPAAPASMVDKRPGRPQIIQSCDVFVDADGIIYSTDYNAGLSIIEYRG from the coding sequence ATGGCATCGACTCCTCTGCCCACTCCTGATTACAGCCGCAATATGCGGCTGATTGGACACAGCGATCAGGGCGGCAGACCCGACGGCGTGCAGGTGATGGTTCATCGCGGCTACGCTTACATCGGGCACATGGTTTCACAAGGCGTGTCGATTGTGGATGTGCGCGATGCCAAAAATCCCAAGCCTGCGGGGTTTATTGCTGCCCCGCCCGGTACCTGGAATATCCACCTACAAACCCATGATGACCTGCTGCTTGTCGTTAACGCACGCGATTTGTTTGCCGATGCCAACTTCGCCGAGGAAAAGGTCTATTACACCCGCTCCGTCGCCAATACGGTCAGTACCAAACAGCAGGGCAAAAGCTGGAGCGCCGGATTACGGATTTTCGATATTTCAACGCCGGATAAACCGCGTGAAATCAGCTTCCTGCCGCTGGACGGCATTGGCATTCATCGCATCTGGTACGTGGGTGGACGCTGGGCCTACGTCTCCGCGCTGCTCGATGGCTACAGCGACTATATTTTTCTGACTATCGATCTGGCCGATCCACAGCGCCCTGAGGTTGCTGGCCGCTACTGGCTACCCGGCATGCACACCGCCGGTGGGGAAACCGCAAACTGGCCAGAGGGCAAACGTTATGCCCTGCACCACGCCATCATCAGCGGCGACACCGCCTATGGAAGCTGGCGCGATGGCGGGCTAACGCTGTTGGACGTGAGCGATCGCACCAATCCACAGCTCATCAGTCACCGTAACTGGAGTCCACCGTTTGGCGGCGGCACACACACGGCGCTGCCGCTGCCGGATCGCGATTTGCTAATCGTGTTGGATGAAGCCGTATTGGATAATCAGGAAGATGGCGAGAAGTTGATTTGGGTGTTCGATATTCGTGAACCGAGTAACCCGGTGAGCATCGCCACCTTCCCGCAGCCAAAAGAAACAGACTATGTGAAAAAAGGCGCACACTTTGGCCCACATAATCTGCATGAAAACCGACCCGGCAGCTTCATCAGTTCGTCACTGATCTTCGCAACGTATCAAAATGCGGGCGTGCGGGCTTACGACATCAGTAACCCGTACCAGCCGAAAGAAACCGGTGCGCTGGTGCCTGCTGCACCAGCCAGCATGGTCGATAAACGTCCCGGCAGGCCGCAGATTATTCAGTCCTGCGATGTGTTTGTGGATGCCGACGGCATCATCTACAGCACGGATTACAACGCGGGTTTGTCGATTATCGAATACCGGGGTTAA
- the pgl gene encoding 6-phosphogluconolactonase produces MQQVVYVASPESQQIHVWQLGAQGNLTLLQTVEVPGQVQPMVIAPNKRHLYVGVRPDFRVLSYRIDEQGKLTQAGVASLPGSPTHLSTDNDGRFLFSASYSGACVSVSPIGADGIVGEPIQQLDGLEGCHSTNVDPTNSVVWAPCLKEDRIRLYDLGTAGELSEHRQAEITTVACAGPRHMAFHPNQRFAYCVNELDSSVDVYQLDAASGDLQKVQTLDAMPAGFSDTRWAADIHITPNGRFLYISDRTASLLSVFQVSEDGSTLTLAGHQPTETQPRGFNIDNTGEFLISAGQKSQHIEVYHIDQNTGDLQPLARYAVGQGPMWVSVLALN; encoded by the coding sequence ATGCAGCAAGTGGTTTATGTCGCCAGCCCGGAAAGCCAGCAGATTCATGTTTGGCAACTCGGTGCTCAGGGAAATCTGACATTATTGCAAACCGTTGAGGTTCCAGGGCAAGTTCAGCCGATGGTGATCGCACCGAACAAGCGCCACCTGTATGTTGGCGTTCGTCCTGATTTCCGGGTTCTGAGCTATCGTATTGATGAACAGGGTAAATTGACGCAAGCAGGTGTGGCATCTTTACCTGGCAGCCCGACGCATTTGTCGACCGATAATGACGGACGTTTCCTGTTCAGCGCATCTTACAGTGGCGCTTGCGTGAGTGTTAGCCCAATCGGTGCTGACGGCATCGTTGGCGAGCCTATTCAGCAGTTGGATGGATTGGAAGGATGCCACTCTACCAATGTCGATCCAACCAACAGTGTTGTATGGGCGCCTTGCCTGAAAGAAGACCGCATCCGTTTGTACGATCTGGGGACGGCGGGCGAATTGAGCGAGCATCGTCAGGCTGAAATAACGACGGTAGCGTGTGCCGGTCCACGCCATATGGCTTTCCACCCCAATCAGCGTTTTGCCTATTGTGTGAATGAACTGGACAGCTCGGTGGATGTGTACCAGTTGGATGCAGCCAGCGGCGACTTGCAGAAAGTACAAACGCTGGATGCTATGCCAGCAGGTTTCAGCGACACGCGCTGGGCGGCAGATATTCACATTACGCCGAATGGCCGTTTCCTGTACATCAGCGATCGTACTGCCAGCCTGCTGAGTGTTTTCCAAGTGTCTGAAGACGGCAGCACGTTAACGCTGGCGGGTCATCAGCCAACCGAAACGCAGCCGCGCGGTTTCAATATCGACAATACCGGTGAGTTCCTTATTTCAGCAGGGCAGAAATCTCAGCACATCGAGGTGTATCACATCGACCAGAACACGGGCGATCTGCAACCGCTGGCGCGTTATGCCGTCGGTCAGGGGCCAATGTGGGTGTCGGTGCTGGCGCTGAACTAA
- the fdxH gene encoding formate dehydrogenase subunit beta: MSMQSQDIIKRSATNGFTPPPHVRNDKSEVAKLIDVTTCIGCKACQVACSEWNDIRDEVGHNLGVYDNPADLSAKSWTLMRFSEVEENDRLEWLIRKDGCMHCSDPGCLKACPSAGAVIQYANGIVDFQSEHCIGCGYCIAGCPFNIPRLNKEDNRVYKCTLCVDRVSVGQEPACVKTCPTGAIRFGTKEEMKYLAEERIADLKNRGYEHAGLYDPQGVGGTHVMYVLHHADRPSLYHNLPDNPQISTPVNLWKGILKPLSALGFVATFAGLMFHYVGVGPNTEEMEHEHEGEDKEGGDKHE; encoded by the coding sequence ATGTCAATGCAATCACAAGATATTATTAAACGTTCGGCCACCAACGGCTTTACACCGCCTCCGCATGTGCGTAATGACAAAAGCGAAGTGGCAAAACTGATTGATGTGACAACCTGCATCGGCTGTAAAGCCTGCCAGGTTGCCTGCTCAGAATGGAACGACATCCGCGATGAAGTCGGCCATAACCTCGGGGTTTATGATAACCCAGCGGATCTGAGCGCCAAATCCTGGACGCTGATGCGCTTTTCCGAAGTGGAAGAGAACGATCGTCTGGAATGGCTGATCCGTAAAGATGGCTGTATGCACTGTAGCGATCCGGGCTGCCTGAAAGCTTGCCCTTCCGCTGGCGCGGTTATTCAGTACGCCAACGGTATCGTCGATTTCCAGTCCGAGCATTGCATCGGCTGCGGCTATTGCATCGCCGGTTGCCCGTTCAATATCCCACGTCTGAATAAAGAAGATAACCGCGTCTATAAATGTACGCTGTGCGTCGATAGAGTCAGCGTTGGGCAAGAACCTGCCTGCGTGAAAACCTGTCCGACAGGTGCCATTCGTTTCGGTACGAAAGAAGAGATGAAGTATCTGGCGGAAGAACGTATCGCCGATCTCAAAAACCGTGGCTATGAGCACGCAGGCCTCTACGATCCGCAGGGCGTGGGCGGTACGCACGTGATGTATGTTCTGCACCACGCGGACAGACCATCGCTCTATCACAATCTGCCAGATAACCCGCAGATTTCCACGCCGGTCAATCTGTGGAAAGGCATTCTGAAACCGCTGTCCGCGTTAGGGTTTGTCGCCACATTCGCTGGGTTAATGTTCCACTACGTCGGTGTGGGTCCAAACACGGAAGAAATGGAGCATGAGCACGAGGGAGAAGACAAAGAAGGGGGAGACAAACATGAGTAA
- a CDS encoding sugar ABC transporter substrate-binding protein, translating to MKRFTPALLALSLLTALPALANQNATIAPVPAAIANHDGPVRIAVIRNLGSDDNTTQFVSGVLEEGKKLGFKVSTFLSNGDDARFQDFVNQAISQKYDGIILSQGRDPYSTDLIKRIVDSGIAVSVFDTAVNGDIPGVTVTQQDDTSLTNESLGQLVKDFNGKANIIKLWVAGFPPMERRQLAYQQILKANPGIKELESIGAVSSDVQGDTANKVGAVLAKYPKGKIDAIWGSWDAFSQGAYKALKENGRTEIKLYSIDISNQDLQLMREASSPWKVSVAVDPKLIGKVNLRLVANKIAGEPTPATYEFRAAAIPQALLASQAGAVNVAGLAKIIPGWGHTDDFIAPWFATLEAKQAK from the coding sequence ATGAAGAGATTTACGCCCGCCCTGCTTGCACTGAGCTTACTGACTGCATTACCGGCACTGGCCAATCAGAACGCCACAATTGCTCCCGTTCCAGCGGCTATCGCCAATCATGATGGCCCGGTTCGCATCGCGGTTATCCGTAATCTGGGATCGGACGACAACACCACGCAGTTTGTTTCCGGCGTACTCGAAGAAGGCAAAAAGCTGGGCTTCAAGGTCAGCACCTTCCTGAGCAACGGCGACGATGCCCGCTTTCAGGATTTCGTGAATCAGGCTATTAGCCAGAAATATGACGGCATCATCCTGTCACAGGGGCGCGATCCCTACTCTACCGATTTGATTAAACGTATCGTCGACAGCGGTATTGCCGTTTCCGTGTTTGATACTGCCGTGAATGGCGACATTCCCGGCGTGACCGTTACCCAACAGGATGACACCTCGCTAACTAACGAGTCACTCGGCCAACTGGTGAAAGATTTCAACGGTAAAGCCAATATCATCAAGCTGTGGGTCGCAGGCTTCCCACCGATGGAACGCCGCCAGCTCGCCTATCAGCAGATCCTGAAAGCTAACCCCGGCATCAAGGAACTGGAATCGATTGGTGCCGTGTCCTCTGACGTACAGGGCGATACCGCCAACAAAGTTGGCGCGGTGCTGGCGAAATACCCGAAAGGCAAAATTGACGCAATTTGGGGATCGTGGGATGCCTTCAGCCAGGGCGCTTATAAGGCATTGAAAGAAAACGGCCGGACTGAAATCAAACTGTACAGCATCGACATCTCCAATCAGGATTTACAGCTGATGCGTGAAGCGAGCAGCCCGTGGAAAGTCAGTGTGGCGGTGGATCCAAAACTGATCGGTAAAGTTAACCTGCGTCTGGTTGCCAACAAGATAGCCGGTGAACCCACGCCAGCAACCTACGAGTTCCGCGCCGCAGCCATTCCGCAGGCGCTGTTAGCCAGTCAGGCTGGTGCAGTCAACGTCGCAGGATTAGCGAAAATCATCCCAGGCTGGGGTCACACGGATGATTTTATCGCACCGTGGTTTGCTACACTGGAAGCCAAACAGGCAAAATAA